A stretch of the Arvicanthis niloticus isolate mArvNil1 chromosome 17, mArvNil1.pat.X, whole genome shotgun sequence genome encodes the following:
- the LOC117722691 gene encoding triggering receptor expressed on myeloid cells 3 — translation MSPLLLWLGLLLCVSGLQAGDGEERKCFLEGETLTLTCPYNIMLYSSSLKAWQRVRSQGSPETLVLTNTRNSDFNVARAGRYLLEDYPTESVVKVTVTGLQRQDVGLYQCVVYLSPDNVVVLYQRIRLVWCQEQPLMVIVLTCGFILNKGLVFSILFVLLCKAGPKVLQPSKTSTVQGVSEKQ, via the exons ATGTCACCACTGCTGCTATGGCTGGGACTGTTGCTCTGTGTCTCAG GGCTCCAAGCAGGAGATGGGGAAGAACGGAAGTGTTTTCTGGAGGGTGAGACCCTGACTCTGACTTGTCCTTACAACATCATGCTATACTCATCCAGCCTGAAGGCCTGGCAGCGGGTCAGAAGCCAGGGTTCTCCAGAGACTCTGGTGCTCACAAACACCAGAAATTCAGACTTCAATGTGGCCCGGGCTGGGAGGTACTTGCTGGAAGATTATCCCACCGAATCCGTCGTCAAGGTCACAGTGACTGGGCTGCAGAGGCAAGATGTGGGGCTGTACCAGTGTGTGGTCTACCTCTCTCCTGACAATGTTGTCGTCCTGTATCAACGGATTCGGCTGGTATGGTGCCAAG AGCAGCCACTGATGGTGATCGTTCTGACATGTGGCTTCATACTGAACAAGGGCCTGGTATTCTCAATCCTGTTTGTCCTTCTCTGCAAAGCGGGGCCTAAG GTGTTACAGCCTTCCAAGACATCCACAGTACAGGGAGTCTCTGAGAAACAGTAG